One stretch of Candidatus Campbellbacteria bacterium DNA includes these proteins:
- the dprA gene encoding DNA-processing protein DprA — translation MTYPIKTLKGEDIPEYLREIPTAPKALFLKGELPTDSICLTVVGPREYTEYGRKVCETLIYSLSSYPIVIVSGLALGIDTKAHEAAISAGLKTIAIVGSGIDHESIYPRTNVPLAEKILKSGGAVMSEYKEGTKVARYHFPNRNRLLAGISQATLVIEAEEKSGTLITARLAVDYNRDVLTVQQSIFSPTSKGVQWLLKNGATPVSSGEDIAEILGIEKKKQIDTDLTDDEKIVINLLNKPKTRDDICEESKMSAERVSRALGSLEIKGCVEEKLGMVHSLI, via the coding sequence ATGACATATCCCATAAAAACACTAAAAGGAGAAGACATCCCAGAATATTTGAGAGAAATACCAACAGCGCCAAAGGCACTCTTCCTCAAGGGCGAGTTGCCCACGGATTCCATTTGTCTTACCGTTGTTGGACCACGAGAATATACAGAATATGGAAGAAAAGTCTGCGAGACCTTGATCTATTCCCTATCTTCATACCCAATTGTCATCGTATCTGGTCTTGCGCTTGGGATTGACACAAAAGCACACGAGGCGGCAATCAGCGCAGGATTAAAAACAATCGCCATCGTTGGCTCAGGAATTGACCATGAGAGTATTTACCCAAGAACAAATGTTCCACTTGCAGAAAAAATCCTTAAGTCCGGTGGTGCTGTTATGTCTGAATACAAAGAAGGGACAAAGGTTGCACGATACCATTTTCCAAATAGAAACCGACTGCTCGCCGGTATTTCACAGGCAACCCTTGTGATAGAAGCAGAAGAGAAAAGTGGAACGCTTATAACAGCCCGCCTCGCAGTCGATTACAACCGCGATGTCCTCACCGTCCAACAATCCATTTTCTCACCAACCTCAAAAGGCGTTCAGTGGCTCCTTAAAAACGGAGCGACCCCCGTTTCATCGGGTGAGGACATCGCGGAGATACTTGGTATTGAAAAAAAGAAACAGATTGACACAGACCTCACAGATGATGAGAAAATCGTCATCAATTTATTAAACAAGCCAAAGACAAGAGATGATATATGCGAAGAAAGTAAAATGTCCGCAGAAAGAGTCAGTAGAGCGCTTGGCTCTCTTGAAATAAAAGGATGTGTGGAAGAAAAACTCGGAATGGTACACTCACTTATTTAA
- a CDS encoding C39 family peptidase, producing the protein MSEYKLKSFPFFSQYKDISEEEYKKKACGVVSLAMVLRYFDKNSPSPDELLKEGLKINGLVGVGWKHTSLAILSRNNGLACYLQEFLSHKDLPDEEKKLRVFGIEKIMDSIKQEKPILVSIMNEGRGSHIVVVTGFVERDGKCEKIFYYDPELNEKGVEVEAEKFMEIWRGLCIFFEKY; encoded by the coding sequence ATGAGTGAGTATAAATTAAAATCATTTCCGTTTTTTTCTCAATACAAAGATATATCTGAGGAAGAATACAAAAAGAAAGCGTGTGGCGTTGTTTCTCTCGCGATGGTACTTCGGTATTTTGATAAAAATTCTCCATCACCAGATGAATTGCTGAAGGAGGGTCTGAAAATAAACGGGCTTGTGGGGGTTGGGTGGAAGCATACATCTCTTGCTATTCTTTCGCGAAATAACGGGTTGGCGTGTTATCTTCAGGAGTTTCTTTCACACAAAGATTTGCCTGACGAAGAGAAAAAACTGCGCGTTTTTGGTATTGAAAAAATAATGGATTCAATAAAACAAGAAAAGCCAATTTTGGTTTCTATAATGAACGAAGGCAGGGGATCTCACATCGTTGTCGTGACTGGTTTTGTGGAGCGCGATGGCAAGTGTGAGAAAATTTTTTATTATGACCCAGAGCTAAATGAGAAAGGTGTTGAGGTGGAAGCGGAAAAGTTTATGGAAATTTGGCGTGGACTTTGTATATTTTTTGAGAAGTATTAA
- a CDS encoding phenylalanine--tRNA ligase beta subunit-related protein — protein MRLSIEWLQSFFEKDLPSVDKIAQAIEKHFVEVEEIEKCDDGDTVLVVDVLPNRAGDSLSYMSFAKEVGAYFSLPLKRNHYEELAEVEGLGDMEIKISEDSGCRRFVAIVMEGVSVGKSPDWLVKRLEKMGQKAINGVIDVSNYIMFEFGYPIHIYDADKLGGGKNSIAITKAKQGEEIDLLGGESVSMRGEDIVIRDGSDNSPLALAGVRGGAKAEVDENTKRIVVEVASFLPNLVRDSTRAHSIKTEASDRFSKSLSSLVLGNVSRGATKLLEEVSGGRVVARKDVFPKKENQRVVGVSVKEINDHLGTALSEKDCLDVFERLLFKFEVVSDVRDKIVTTAKKYVGVPYEFGSSIIRDAPKKFDCSSFTSYCYVWSGVAIPRISVNQFLYGDEIQSGEVKEGDVVFSYPQAYSDKYKYTNGVDEPLFPTPFTKRSVKEPITHCGIYVGGGKVIHASGEPESKVVEESISESKKFQNGLRYSRILQNEDPRIVVSVPIERTDIFSKEDLIEEVGRIVGYDGIKKSEPKKERQQKANKEFAYKKLIINELTEMGFSQIETSVFGKEGDIKVIKPHSADKERLRKSLANELKNSLIKNSNNADLLGLSSIRIFEIGKVFDKNGERLVLGIGMSNKKGTAGKEEKSDFDLVCEKLAAKNIKLNDSLSDSGVFEVDFETIIKDAPDIELPTFEDKKINYEKFSSFPPVLRDISLFVPADVSAESVGSLIEKESGEFLVRKTLFDKFEKDGKVSFAFRLVFQSKERTLTDSEVGEIMKRIESSINNKPNWSVR, from the coding sequence ATGCGTCTTAGTATAGAGTGGTTACAAAGTTTTTTTGAAAAGGATCTTCCTTCTGTTGATAAAATCGCACAGGCGATAGAGAAACATTTTGTTGAAGTTGAAGAAATTGAAAAATGTGATGATGGCGACACTGTTTTGGTTGTTGATGTTCTGCCGAACAGGGCTGGGGATAGTCTTTCTTATATGAGTTTTGCAAAAGAGGTTGGTGCGTATTTTTCACTTCCACTAAAACGCAATCACTATGAAGAGTTGGCGGAGGTTGAGGGGTTGGGTGATATGGAGATAAAGATAAGCGAGGATTCTGGCTGTAGGCGTTTTGTCGCTATCGTAATGGAGGGCGTTTCTGTCGGAAAATCGCCTGATTGGCTTGTAAAACGGCTTGAAAAGATGGGTCAAAAGGCGATAAATGGCGTGATTGATGTTTCAAATTACATTATGTTTGAGTTTGGCTATCCGATACATATATATGATGCGGACAAGTTGGGCGGTGGTAAAAATAGCATAGCAATAACAAAGGCGAAGCAGGGGGAAGAGATTGACTTGTTGGGCGGAGAGAGTGTTTCAATGCGAGGTGAGGATATTGTCATAAGAGATGGATCGGATAATTCTCCTCTTGCGTTGGCGGGGGTGCGTGGTGGTGCAAAGGCGGAGGTGGATGAGAACACTAAAAGAATTGTTGTTGAGGTTGCAAGTTTTTTGCCGAACCTTGTAAGGGATAGTACGCGAGCGCACTCAATAAAAACAGAGGCGTCTGACAGGTTTTCAAAATCACTTTCGTCTTTGGTGCTTGGAAATGTTTCACGCGGTGCGACAAAACTTTTGGAAGAGGTGTCTGGGGGTAGGGTTGTGGCGCGTAAAGATGTTTTTCCTAAAAAAGAAAATCAGAGGGTTGTTGGTGTGTCTGTGAAAGAGATAAACGATCATCTGGGGACTGCTTTGTCTGAAAAGGATTGTCTTGATGTTTTTGAGCGTCTTTTGTTTAAGTTTGAAGTGGTGTCTGATGTTCGCGACAAGATTGTCACAACTGCTAAAAAGTATGTTGGCGTTCCATATGAATTTGGCTCAAGTATAATCCGCGATGCACCAAAAAAGTTTGATTGTTCGTCTTTTACTTCATACTGTTATGTGTGGTCAGGGGTTGCAATTCCAAGGATAAGTGTAAATCAGTTTTTGTATGGTGATGAGATACAGAGCGGGGAAGTAAAAGAGGGTGATGTTGTCTTTTCCTATCCGCAGGCATATTCAGATAAATACAAATACACAAATGGTGTTGATGAGCCATTGTTTCCAACTCCTTTTACTAAGCGAAGTGTTAAAGAGCCGATAACTCACTGTGGGATTTATGTCGGTGGCGGAAAGGTTATACATGCTTCAGGCGAACCTGAATCAAAGGTGGTGGAGGAGAGCATATCAGAAAGTAAAAAGTTCCAAAATGGTCTTAGATACTCAAGGATTTTACAAAATGAAGACCCAAGGATTGTCGTTTCTGTCCCCATTGAAAGAACGGATATATTTTCAAAAGAGGATTTGATTGAGGAGGTTGGTAGGATTGTGGGTTATGACGGTATAAAAAAGAGTGAGCCAAAGAAGGAGCGACAGCAGAAAGCAAACAAGGAGTTTGCATATAAAAAACTTATAATCAATGAGTTAACGGAGATGGGTTTCTCACAGATTGAAACATCTGTGTTTGGCAAGGAGGGTGATATAAAGGTGATAAAACCACACTCTGCTGATAAAGAGAGGTTGAGAAAGAGTCTCGCAAATGAACTTAAAAATTCTCTTATAAAAAATTCTAATAATGCGGACTTGTTGGGACTTAGTTCTATAAGAATTTTTGAAATAGGTAAGGTCTTTGATAAAAATGGAGAGCGACTGGTACTTGGAATCGGAATGTCAAACAAAAAGGGAACAGCAGGCAAGGAAGAAAAAAGCGACTTTGATCTGGTGTGTGAAAAATTGGCGGCTAAAAATATAAAATTGAACGACTCGCTTTCTGACTCTGGTGTTTTTGAGGTGGATTTTGAGACCATCATAAAAGATGCGCCAGATATAGAACTTCCTACTTTTGAGGATAAAAAAATAAACTATGAAAAGTTTTCAAGTTTTCCACCTGTCCTACGAGATATATCCCTTTTTGTTCCTGCTGATGTGTCTGCAGAAAGTGTGGGAAGCTTGATTGAAAAAGAGTCGGGTGAATTTTTGGTGAGGAAGACATTGTTTGATAAGTTTGAAAAAGATGGGAAGGTGTCTTTCGCGTTTCGTTTGGTGTTTCAATCAAAAGAAAGAACGCTTACAGATTCTGAAGTGGGGGAGATAATGAAGAGAATTGAATCTTCAATAAATAATAAACCTAATTGGTCAGTCCGATGA